The following nucleotide sequence is from Rhizoctonia solani chromosome 15, complete sequence.
TAAGAGGTCCTCCAAAAGGCAGAGAGTATTGCTACTGCCGTATCCTACCAGGTTAAAAGTATTCGTTTGCGCTCCCTTCATTCTATGTCGATACATACCAAAAAATCACCCCCTCATATCAACATGGCAtcacagtcacatgattctGATGAAGAGATGAGCGTCACACCCCCTGGATCGACCAGAGAGAGCAAATCGCTATCGCGTAATGCTCGGGCCCAGGCCCGGCTCCGGGCCCGTCGAAAAGCTTATGTTGAATCGGTAGGctatcttatcttatcttgCCTTGATCTTCGACAATTTATTTATGGGTTGGTATTTCTTTTAATTCTTTAGCTCGAGGCAAATGTTAAAAGGTTACAAACAATTGTTGATGCGATTGCCTTGAATCCAAACCGAACCTATGCGACTACCAGTACAGGCACCGCTTCTCCACACCTACTCTCTCCCTTTGGTAGCTCTCCAGAAACCCCCAGTTCGGACCCATCGACAGTTCTTCAGCAGCCTTCCGAAGCCAGCCTACAACAGCTACAGGCCGACAATGCCCGACTACAGCGGGAACGAGATGCACTCCAAGTTCAGATTGATGCGTTAATCAGTTATATATCACGCGGCTACTCCCTTCCTTCTGGTTCGGGACTTGGTGGCGATACAAGGGTGGCAGACCTAGCATTATCCCCTAACTTTGGAAGTGATGCTGAAATAGATGTGCGTAATTTTCTATCTTCCACTGGATCATTCTAACAATACATAGTCTCGC
It contains:
- a CDS encoding bZIP transcription factor, producing MASQSHDSDEEMSVTPPGSTRESKSLSRNARAQARLRARRKAYVESLEANVKRLQTIVDAIALNPNRTYATTSTGTASPHLLSPFGSSPETPSSDPSTVLQQPSEASLQQLQADNARLQRERDALQVQIDALISYISRGYSLPSGSGLGGDTRVADLALSPNFGSDAEIDSRASMTGSPLIQRDPYSQDDLDQILSLNDPNFVFMRYLNLQSTGPSPLQVPRPNVSGDSSPATFESLSASTQGEPMTSFARGARDNLTANLIFRGAEP